A genome region from Archaeoglobus fulgidus DSM 4304 includes the following:
- a CDS encoding ammonium transporter yields MVGRMCVAVLIVLLLVATAGADPNGAETLKENPELPVDFVWALICGFLVMFMQAGFAMLEAGFSRAKNVANVMMKNLMDFAVGSLAFFAVGFALMMGADWQGIAGTTGWFLAGESYDVSTIELWFFMLVFAATAATIVSGSIAERPKFSVYLVYSAVVSAVIYPIYGHWLWGGGWLSSSEFMVKLGGGYGALDFAGSGVVHALGGYIALAAVMLLGPRLGKYDSDGNPRAIPGHNLAFAVIGTFILWFGWFGFNAGSTLSAHELRVSIIASNTNLAAAAGAVTAMAITWLRNGKPDVGMTCNGAVAGLVAITAPCAWVQPWSSVVIGTIAGFIATYGYWWLEKRGLDDVVGAIPVHGFSGTWGLIALGIFADGSYGLYATESPLVTGLLYGNWGFFIVQLISAIVNFAWAFGTGFALFWILKKVIGIRVSPEEEMLGLDIAEHAAVAYPNFVCTETELPLAMKQGGGR; encoded by the coding sequence ATGGTAGGGAGGATGTGTGTTGCTGTACTGATTGTGCTGCTTCTCGTTGCAACAGCAGGAGCTGATCCAAATGGTGCAGAGACGCTCAAGGAAAATCCAGAGTTGCCAGTGGATTTCGTATGGGCCCTAATTTGCGGATTTCTTGTGATGTTCATGCAGGCTGGTTTTGCAATGCTCGAAGCTGGCTTTTCAAGGGCCAAGAATGTGGCGAATGTAATGATGAAGAACCTCATGGATTTTGCTGTTGGCAGCTTGGCCTTCTTTGCAGTAGGTTTTGCATTGATGATGGGGGCTGACTGGCAGGGAATTGCTGGCACTACAGGATGGTTTTTGGCTGGAGAAAGTTATGACGTTTCGACGATTGAGCTGTGGTTCTTTATGCTCGTATTTGCGGCAACTGCAGCAACAATCGTGAGCGGGTCAATTGCCGAGAGACCGAAGTTCTCGGTTTACCTTGTCTACAGCGCGGTGGTTTCAGCAGTAATTTACCCAATTTACGGTCACTGGCTGTGGGGAGGGGGATGGCTGAGTAGCAGCGAGTTCATGGTGAAGCTTGGCGGAGGTTACGGAGCCCTGGATTTTGCTGGAAGTGGAGTCGTCCACGCACTCGGGGGTTACATTGCACTGGCCGCAGTGATGCTCCTGGGACCGCGATTAGGTAAGTATGACAGTGATGGAAATCCAAGAGCGATTCCGGGTCATAATCTGGCGTTTGCAGTAATAGGAACATTCATACTCTGGTTCGGTTGGTTTGGGTTCAATGCGGGTTCAACTCTGTCAGCTCACGAGCTGAGAGTTTCTATAATTGCTTCTAACACGAATTTAGCCGCTGCTGCAGGGGCGGTGACGGCGATGGCAATAACCTGGTTAAGAAACGGGAAGCCGGATGTGGGCATGACCTGCAACGGAGCTGTTGCTGGGCTGGTTGCAATTACAGCACCGTGTGCCTGGGTTCAGCCATGGTCTTCGGTGGTCATAGGCACTATTGCCGGGTTCATAGCAACCTACGGATACTGGTGGCTTGAGAAGAGGGGGTTAGACGACGTTGTAGGAGCTATACCTGTTCATGGATTTTCGGGGACTTGGGGATTGATAGCGCTCGGCATTTTTGCTGACGGGAGCTATGGTCTATACGCAACCGAATCCCCTCTCGTGACGGGTCTGCTTTATGGCAATTGGGGGTTCTTCATAGTGCAGTTAATTTCAGCAATTGTAAACTTTGCATGGGCTTTCGGAACGGGGTTTGCACTGTTCTGGATCCTCAAAAAGGTGATAGGAATTAGAGTAAGTCCTGAAGAAGAGATGCTCGGTCTCGACATTGCAGAGCATGCTGCAGTAGCGTATCCCAACTTTGTCTGCACTGAAACGGAGCTGCCACTTGCCATGAAGCAAGGTGGTGGAAGATGA
- the glnK2 gene encoding P-II family nitrogen regulator GlnK2, which produces MKKIEAIVRAEKFPEVKAALEERGFYGMTVTDVKGRGQQGGMQIQFRGRTMEVTLLPKVKLEIVVKDDAVEEVIGLIVNSAFTGSPGDGKIFIIPVEDVVRIRTGERGDDSL; this is translated from the coding sequence ATGAAGAAGATAGAGGCAATAGTCAGAGCTGAAAAATTCCCAGAAGTTAAGGCTGCCCTTGAGGAGAGAGGGTTCTACGGTATGACTGTGACGGATGTTAAGGGGAGGGGACAGCAGGGTGGCATGCAAATTCAGTTCAGAGGCAGAACGATGGAGGTTACCCTGCTTCCCAAGGTAAAGCTAGAAATCGTGGTAAAGGATGATGCTGTGGAGGAGGTAATAGGGTTGATCGTGAACTCCGCATTCACCGGTAGCCCAGGTGATGGAAAGATCTTCATAATCCCAGTGGAGGATGTCGTTAGAATCAGGACAGGGGAGAGGGGAGACGACTCCCTTTAA
- a CDS encoding MBL fold metallo-hydrolase, with translation MYRRIHNNIYQIKPGRLSSHCYLITAELNALIDSGTARDFPKLERELGEIGLNAKDIDIVINTHEHFDHIGGNLFLQKNSIIMAHRHAAVKIIYGDDEVMMCRTHGQRPVGYRVHVWLNNIDAVDLGGVFLRVMHTPGHTSGCICLYDPRNRILFSGDTLFANGTLSSIYNSGSLGEYFNSLRKIKTMKIDLLLPGHGRISGNVEVDIERTLENTIRTFPDAEYIAKMLGLTEN, from the coding sequence ATGTACAGAAGAATTCACAACAACATATACCAGATAAAGCCGGGAAGACTTTCCAGCCATTGCTACCTTATCACTGCAGAGCTTAATGCTCTCATAGATTCGGGCACGGCAAGGGACTTTCCAAAGCTGGAAAGAGAGCTTGGAGAGATCGGTCTGAATGCAAAGGATATTGACATCGTCATCAACACACATGAGCACTTTGACCACATTGGGGGGAACCTCTTCCTCCAGAAGAACTCCATAATCATGGCCCACAGACATGCGGCTGTTAAGATAATTTATGGCGATGATGAGGTTATGATGTGCAGAACTCACGGTCAGAGGCCGGTTGGTTATAGAGTTCACGTGTGGTTGAACAATATAGATGCCGTGGATCTGGGCGGCGTTTTTCTGAGGGTTATGCACACTCCAGGCCACACCTCAGGGTGCATCTGTCTCTACGACCCCAGAAACAGAATTTTATTTTCAGGAGACACTCTTTTCGCTAACGGAACACTATCTTCGATTTACAATTCCGGAAGCTTGGGTGAGTACTTCAATTCTTTGAGGAAAATTAAAACCATGAAGATTGACCTTCTTCTGCCCGGACACGGCAGGATTTCAGGGAATGTCGAGGTGGACATCGAAAGAACCCTTGAAAACACGATTAGAACCTTTCCTGACGCCGAATACATTGCCAAAATGCTTGGTTTAACGGAAAATTAA
- a CDS encoding ammonium transporter gives MQSGDISWLLISTALVVLMTPALGLFYGGMVRAKNVLSTITMCFVALAIVSVQWILLGYTIAFGDDVSGLTGNLVFIGLRNVSMSDYGFVAFQMAFAAITLAIIVSALAERVKLSAFLLFGILWTTFVYDPIAHWVWGGGWLAGIGALDFAGGTVVHISSGFSALALALLVGRRTGYGEYNIEPHNIPMTLLGTALLWFGWFGFNAGSALEANDVALNAFLVTNTSAAMGALSWMFASWLKGKPGSLGVASGAIAGLVAITPAAGYVDPLSALVIGGVAGVVCYAAMLLRVRAGVDESLDAWAVHGVGGLWGAIATGIFASVGATGLVAGNAQQLLLQIIAALVATAYAFLVTLILAKAVDAAVGLRVSSQEEYVGLDLSQHEEVAYT, from the coding sequence ATGCAGAGTGGAGATATATCTTGGTTGCTGATTTCGACGGCCCTGGTCGTTCTGATGACTCCAGCGCTGGGATTGTTTTACGGTGGTATGGTGCGAGCTAAGAATGTCCTTTCCACGATAACGATGTGCTTTGTCGCACTGGCGATTGTGAGCGTACAGTGGATACTCCTTGGCTACACTATTGCATTTGGTGACGATGTCAGTGGTTTAACTGGCAACTTAGTGTTCATCGGACTCAGGAACGTTAGCATGTCCGATTACGGATTTGTTGCTTTTCAGATGGCGTTTGCAGCGATTACACTGGCCATAATTGTATCAGCACTTGCAGAAAGGGTAAAGCTGTCGGCATTCCTGCTGTTCGGCATTCTGTGGACAACCTTCGTTTACGACCCGATAGCTCACTGGGTGTGGGGAGGCGGCTGGCTCGCTGGAATAGGGGCGCTGGACTTTGCAGGCGGAACGGTGGTGCACATAAGCTCGGGTTTCAGTGCTTTAGCTCTAGCACTTCTTGTAGGCAGGAGAACCGGCTACGGGGAATACAACATTGAACCGCACAACATTCCTATGACCTTGCTCGGTACAGCACTGCTGTGGTTCGGATGGTTCGGTTTCAACGCTGGTAGTGCACTGGAAGCGAACGATGTGGCTTTGAACGCATTCCTAGTTACGAACACTTCGGCAGCGATGGGTGCCTTAAGCTGGATGTTTGCCTCCTGGCTAAAGGGAAAACCCGGAAGTTTGGGAGTGGCAAGCGGTGCTATAGCCGGGCTTGTGGCAATTACTCCTGCAGCTGGCTACGTTGACCCGCTTTCTGCACTTGTAATAGGAGGTGTTGCAGGAGTGGTGTGCTATGCAGCGATGCTCCTCAGAGTCAGAGCAGGAGTAGATGAGAGTCTTGATGCCTGGGCTGTTCATGGCGTCGGAGGCCTGTGGGGAGCCATTGCCACCGGCATCTTCGCCTCTGTTGGTGCTACCGGCCTGGTGGCAGGGAATGCACAGCAACTGCTCCTTCAGATAATTGCGGCCCTAGTCGCAACAGCCTACGCCTTCCTCGTGACGCTGATACTGGCAAAGGCTGTTGATGCCGCTGTGGGGCTGAGGGTTAGCTCCCAGGAGGAGTACGTCGGTCTCGACCTGTCGCAGCATGAGGAGGTTGCCTACACGTGA
- a CDS encoding P-II family nitrogen regulator, producing the protein MKMVVAVIRPEKLECVKKALEERGFVGMTVTEVKGRGEQKGIRLQFRGREVEVDLLQKTKVEVVVSDDAVDEVVEAIVSSARTGKFGDGRIFVIPVEKSVKIRTGDEEV; encoded by the coding sequence ATGAAGATGGTTGTCGCTGTAATAAGGCCCGAGAAGCTTGAGTGCGTTAAGAAAGCTTTGGAAGAGAGAGGGTTTGTCGGAATGACCGTTACAGAGGTGAAGGGCAGGGGGGAGCAGAAGGGCATCAGGCTTCAGTTCAGGGGAAGAGAGGTGGAGGTTGATTTGCTGCAGAAGACGAAGGTGGAGGTTGTGGTGAGCGACGATGCTGTTGATGAGGTTGTGGAGGCGATAGTGAGTTCGGCAAGAACTGGGAAGTTCGGTGATGGGAGGATATTCGTTATTCCAGTGGAGAAGTCAGTCAAGATAAGGACGGGTGATGAGGAAGTTTAA
- a CDS encoding 2,3-bisphosphoglycerate-independent phosphoglycerate mutase: MPVLLIVVDGLSDRPIDGKTPLSVARKPNLDRLAEMGINGIMDTIAPGIRPGSDTSHLALLGYDPYKYYSGRGPIEAAGVGIEIKPGDVAFRANFATVEGEGSIFDKTVVDRRAGRIEDTSELIKALREIELPVELLVERGTGHRAAVVFRGEGLSDRVSDTDPKAVGKKVKRCVPLADDAKAKKTAEIVNEFMQKAHEVLENHPLNRERAEKGLLKANALLLRGAGEMPHVPSFKDKTGLRLCVIAATALIKGVGRVVGADVITPEGATGNKNTNLEAKVKAAINALESYDVVLLHIKATDELGHDGDFEGKKAFIEKLDEKIAPLLDLDFSKTCLILTADHSTPIKVKDHTADPVPVVIVHEDVRRDEVSSFSEFEAYKGGLCRIRGMDLLNIALDLLNIAKKFGA, from the coding sequence GTGCCTGTACTGCTGATTGTTGTTGACGGCCTATCAGACAGGCCCATCGACGGTAAAACCCCGCTGAGTGTTGCGAGAAAGCCAAACCTCGACAGACTGGCTGAGATGGGGATTAACGGGATTATGGACACCATCGCTCCCGGAATAAGGCCGGGCAGCGACACCAGCCATCTTGCTTTGCTCGGCTACGACCCCTACAAATACTACAGCGGGAGGGGCCCGATTGAGGCTGCTGGAGTGGGGATTGAAATCAAACCGGGGGACGTGGCCTTCAGGGCAAACTTTGCCACTGTAGAGGGTGAGGGCAGCATATTCGACAAGACTGTTGTTGACAGGAGGGCGGGGAGGATTGAGGACACTTCAGAGTTAATCAAAGCCCTCCGCGAGATAGAGCTGCCGGTGGAGCTTCTCGTTGAGAGGGGGACAGGTCACAGAGCGGCGGTTGTTTTCAGGGGGGAGGGGCTGTCTGACAGAGTGAGCGACACCGACCCCAAGGCAGTGGGAAAGAAGGTGAAGCGCTGCGTTCCGCTTGCTGATGATGCAAAAGCCAAAAAAACGGCTGAAATAGTGAACGAGTTCATGCAGAAAGCCCACGAGGTGCTTGAGAACCACCCTCTCAACAGGGAAAGGGCTGAAAAAGGGCTGCTGAAGGCCAACGCCCTGCTTTTGAGGGGAGCTGGAGAGATGCCGCACGTTCCGAGCTTTAAAGATAAGACGGGCTTAAGGCTTTGCGTTATAGCAGCAACCGCCCTGATAAAAGGAGTCGGCAGAGTTGTCGGGGCGGATGTTATCACTCCCGAAGGGGCGACGGGAAACAAGAACACGAACCTTGAGGCAAAGGTTAAGGCGGCAATAAACGCCCTCGAAAGCTACGACGTTGTTCTGCTGCACATAAAAGCAACTGACGAACTCGGCCATGATGGAGATTTTGAGGGGAAGAAGGCCTTCATAGAGAAGCTTGACGAAAAGATAGCCCCACTGCTCGACTTGGATTTCAGCAAGACCTGCCTCATTCTTACAGCAGACCACTCAACCCCAATCAAGGTTAAGGACCACACCGCAGACCCGGTGCCTGTTGTAATCGTTCACGAGGATGTTAGAAGGGATGAGGTTAGCAGTTTCAGCGAGTTCGAGGCGTACAAGGGCGGGCTGTGCAGGATAAGGGGAATGGACCTGCTCAACATCGCCCTTGATCTGCTGAACATTGCGAAGAAGTTTGGGGCTTGA
- the xylB gene encoding xylulokinase produces the protein MHFLGIDAGTTGVTVGVYDADGNLVAKSYSEFETYYPQPGWVEQDAEHWWNSIIDACRQAVKIAKASDSIAAIAVANQRETIVPVGRDGEPVSRAIVWQDRRCREEVELIKERIGEERVAKITGLKPDPYFSLPKILWWMRNRPEVIEKSWKLMLVHDYIVYRLTGEVVTDYSNASRTMLLDLNSRKWCDEIAAEFNLDLSLMPDLVNSGEVVGEIRGNVAEKLGISSNPVVVAGGGDQQCSALAQGVVEEGSVKSTTGTGTFMVAPVEKVRGHGDIIYSAHVLPGINVGEVSIFTTGSLLSWVKKAFYHGEGYDVINEEAEKSGVGARGVFILPFFSGAGCPHWNPEAKGVIFGLTLAHNRGDIARAVMEAVAFEVRSNIEVMENKGISIEELRLDGGAANSRLWNQIFADVTGRKCLVSSDVEATARGAAILAASGSDSFNGIDDALTTFLPDFTEVMPSEDGMGKYEEIYSKYVQIRDAYLKG, from the coding sequence GTGCATTTTCTCGGCATCGATGCGGGAACGACAGGAGTGACTGTGGGAGTTTACGATGCCGATGGAAATCTGGTTGCAAAGAGCTACTCCGAGTTTGAAACCTACTACCCCCAGCCGGGATGGGTCGAGCAGGATGCCGAGCACTGGTGGAACAGCATCATCGATGCCTGCAGGCAGGCGGTGAAGATTGCCAAAGCCTCTGACAGCATAGCAGCTATAGCTGTTGCAAATCAGAGGGAAACAATCGTCCCCGTTGGCAGAGACGGTGAGCCTGTAAGCAGAGCGATAGTCTGGCAGGACAGGAGGTGCAGGGAGGAGGTTGAGCTGATAAAGGAGAGAATCGGGGAGGAAAGGGTTGCAAAAATTACCGGACTAAAGCCGGACCCCTACTTCTCCCTGCCGAAAATTCTCTGGTGGATGAGGAACAGGCCTGAAGTCATAGAGAAAAGCTGGAAGCTGATGCTCGTCCACGACTACATCGTTTACAGGCTAACCGGAGAGGTTGTGACGGACTACTCAAACGCCTCAAGGACGATGCTCCTCGACCTGAATTCGAGGAAGTGGTGCGATGAAATCGCTGCCGAATTCAACCTTGACCTGTCTCTGATGCCTGATCTCGTCAATTCGGGAGAGGTTGTGGGGGAGATCAGGGGGAACGTGGCGGAGAAGCTTGGCATAAGTTCGAATCCGGTAGTGGTTGCAGGTGGGGGAGACCAGCAGTGCTCCGCCCTCGCTCAGGGTGTTGTTGAGGAGGGGAGCGTGAAGTCCACGACGGGAACGGGGACCTTCATGGTTGCACCTGTGGAGAAAGTCAGAGGCCACGGAGACATCATATACTCCGCCCACGTTCTGCCCGGCATCAATGTGGGCGAGGTGAGCATCTTCACCACGGGCAGCCTGCTATCGTGGGTTAAGAAAGCCTTCTATCACGGTGAGGGCTATGATGTGATTAACGAGGAGGCTGAGAAGTCAGGAGTGGGGGCGAGAGGTGTGTTCATCCTGCCCTTCTTTTCCGGAGCTGGCTGTCCCCACTGGAATCCGGAGGCGAAGGGGGTTATATTCGGCTTAACTCTTGCCCACAACAGAGGAGACATTGCGAGGGCTGTGATGGAGGCAGTAGCTTTCGAGGTGAGAAGCAACATTGAGGTGATGGAGAATAAGGGAATCAGCATTGAGGAGCTTCGCCTTGATGGCGGAGCAGCGAACAGCAGGCTTTGGAACCAGATTTTTGCTGACGTTACCGGCAGAAAATGCCTCGTTTCATCTGATGTGGAAGCGACTGCGAGGGGGGCGGCAATTCTTGCAGCTTCCGGATCTGACAGCTTCAATGGTATTGACGACGCTCTTACAACCTTCCTACCCGATTTCACAGAGGTTATGCCGTCCGAGGATGGGATGGGAAAATACGAGGAGATTTATAGCAAATATGTCCAGATTAGGGATGCATACTTGAAAGGCTGA
- a CDS encoding alpha/beta hydrolase encodes MTLRTKDGLTLYTRRWDVESPRAVICLVHGLGEHSGRYEHVARFFNENGISFAAFDLRGHGRSEGKRGHAEYQQLMDDITLFLQSLDYDCPKILYGHSMGGNLALNYILRYDPDIAGGIISAPFLALPKELPKHLFFILKLLNVVAPSIQLSNGIDPNLISRDREVVEAYVSDPLVHDKISPRFILQSLEAGKWALENADRLRKPILLIHGTADQITSYRASQEFAKRAGELCKFVSYEGFYHEPHNEPEKERVLADMLKWIEEVI; translated from the coding sequence ATGACTCTAAGAACGAAAGACGGGCTCACTCTCTACACTCGAAGGTGGGATGTTGAGTCTCCAAGAGCTGTAATCTGTCTTGTTCATGGTCTGGGGGAGCACTCTGGAAGATACGAGCACGTTGCAAGGTTTTTCAATGAGAATGGCATCTCCTTTGCAGCTTTTGATTTGAGGGGGCATGGAAGGTCGGAGGGGAAGAGGGGGCATGCTGAATATCAGCAGTTAATGGATGACATCACCCTTTTCCTCCAAAGTTTGGATTACGACTGCCCGAAGATACTCTACGGCCACAGCATGGGCGGGAATCTCGCTCTGAACTACATCCTGAGATACGACCCCGACATTGCGGGAGGTATAATTTCCGCTCCCTTCCTTGCTCTGCCAAAGGAGCTACCAAAACACCTGTTTTTCATTCTGAAGCTCCTCAACGTTGTTGCTCCTTCAATTCAGCTTTCAAATGGCATCGACCCAAACTTAATCAGCAGAGATAGGGAAGTTGTTGAGGCCTATGTTTCTGACCCCCTCGTCCACGACAAAATCTCCCCTCGATTCATTCTGCAATCTCTTGAAGCGGGAAAATGGGCGCTGGAGAATGCAGACAGGCTGAGAAAGCCCATTCTTCTGATACACGGAACTGCTGACCAAATAACCTCCTACAGAGCAAGTCAGGAGTTTGCAAAAAGGGCTGGGGAGCTTTGCAAGTTTGTCAGCTACGAAGGCTTTTATCACGAGCCCCACAACGAGCCCGAGAAGGAGAGGGTGCTTGCTGACATGCTGAAGTGGATAGAGGAGGTGATTTAG
- a CDS encoding AzlD domain-containing protein, translating into MVSEKVLAIIAVALGTYLARFLPLKIKFATSDKIKSFLSLSSTSVISALFVTSVFTPDAAEFGVRVAALFPLILSFYRWRNFGLSIFAAVLSYYLLRLAV; encoded by the coding sequence ATGGTGAGTGAGAAAGTCTTGGCCATCATTGCCGTCGCTCTGGGAACCTACTTAGCCAGATTCCTCCCGCTGAAGATTAAATTCGCCACATCCGACAAAATTAAGAGCTTTCTGTCCCTCTCGTCCACATCGGTAATCTCCGCCCTTTTTGTAACCTCCGTGTTTACACCTGATGCGGCAGAGTTTGGCGTGAGGGTTGCAGCCCTATTTCCCCTCATATTGAGCTTCTACCGCTGGAGAAACTTCGGTCTGTCAATCTTTGCAGCAGTGCTTTCTTACTACCTTCTGAGGCTTGCTGTGTGA
- a CDS encoding AzlC family ABC transporter permease: MFRKGLVYSFPIVMAYIPVAFTFGVLARTLGFSEVEAMLASLLIFAGASQFALITLYSQSLLSAIFIPIFLNLRHIIYSSIIAQKLKLRFPHISAFGLTDEVFAVSVNSAENERFLLGLELGSYSAWVGGTALGVLAGSTLILDRDVYSALVFSISALFLVLLLPNLKGRHVRAAVSGGAVALAFHLLNLTSVGIIAAALAGPLLSGWDGE, from the coding sequence ATGTTCAGAAAGGGACTGGTTTACAGCTTTCCCATCGTAATGGCTTACATTCCTGTGGCTTTCACCTTTGGCGTTTTAGCCAGAACTCTCGGCTTTTCAGAAGTGGAGGCAATGCTTGCATCTCTGCTGATATTCGCGGGAGCGAGTCAGTTTGCCCTCATCACCCTCTACAGCCAGTCCTTGCTAAGTGCGATTTTCATCCCCATCTTCCTCAACCTCAGGCACATAATTTACAGCTCGATAATAGCCCAGAAGCTGAAACTGCGCTTTCCACACATTTCAGCCTTCGGCCTGACTGACGAGGTTTTTGCAGTCTCGGTGAACTCCGCTGAAAATGAGAGATTTCTGCTCGGCCTTGAGCTCGGCTCCTACTCGGCATGGGTTGGGGGGACTGCACTGGGAGTTCTTGCGGGAAGCACCTTGATTCTCGACAGGGACGTTTATTCTGCATTGGTCTTCTCAATCTCAGCCCTGTTTCTGGTTCTCCTGCTCCCGAACCTGAAGGGCAGGCATGTCAGAGCGGCTGTTAGCGGTGGAGCTGTTGCCTTGGCTTTCCACCTGCTTAACCTCACTTCTGTTGGAATAATTGCAGCCGCCTTAGCAGGACCGCTGCTTTCGGGGTGGGATGGTGAGTGA
- a CDS encoding CGGC domain-containing protein, with protein MKDIFIVGCGSYMDTTYGCPGEWRCLKAAALGEGKFDEPVRVIGFVRCECPGNTLVPNIGMTMKLSEVKPDAIYFSSCMLRDPGCPYRSAEEWAKIVENAFQIPVKLGTHEYK; from the coding sequence ATGAAGGACATTTTTATTGTTGGTTGCGGGAGCTACATGGACACGACCTACGGCTGCCCCGGTGAGTGGCGCTGTCTGAAGGCTGCTGCGCTCGGAGAGGGGAAGTTTGACGAGCCGGTTAGAGTGATTGGCTTTGTGAGGTGCGAATGCCCCGGAAACACGTTGGTGCCGAACATCGGCATGACAATGAAGCTGTCTGAGGTAAAGCCGGATGCGATTTACTTCAGCTCCTGCATGCTGAGAGATCCGGGCTGCCCCTACAGAAGCGCCGAGGAGTGGGCGAAGATAGTAGAGAATGCCTTCCAAATTCCAGTAAAGCTCGGCACTCACGAGTACAAGTGA
- a CDS encoding C25 family cysteine peptidase: MNNEVLAYINERLDEAHNYISSIFWVDGVLDYQYSNSDHDFIDHLNSMNPTHTKIVLIHSHGGADGWWIWGSSFLQFKDGSKLYDNEVNRWLNYDGYFIFAGACDSATYDDLGNTFLNKGFDAYFGYTDSVYTVNNARFYSAFFDKGRHLDVTISEARDHAEQQVLSEFGSNSDVVKNKIIGDSSLCLATSDW, translated from the coding sequence ATGAACAACGAGGTTTTAGCTTACATAAATGAAAGGCTTGATGAAGCGCACAACTACATTTCCAGCATATTCTGGGTGGATGGAGTCTTGGACTACCAGTACTCAAACTCGGATCATGATTTTATAGACCACCTAAATTCTATGAACCCCACCCACACGAAGATAGTCCTGATACACAGTCACGGCGGTGCAGATGGCTGGTGGATTTGGGGATCGAGTTTTCTCCAGTTTAAGGATGGTAGCAAGTTGTACGATAACGAAGTGAACAGATGGCTAAATTACGACGGATACTTTATCTTTGCCGGAGCATGCGATTCCGCAACCTACGATGATCTGGGTAATACCTTCCTTAACAAGGGATTCGATGCGTACTTCGGATATACTGACAGCGTCTATACTGTCAACAATGCCAGATTTTATTCAGCGTTTTTCGATAAAGGAAGACACTTAGACGTAACTATTTCTGAAGCCAGGGATCACGCAGAACAACAAGTGTTGAGCGAGTTTGGTTCAAACTCAGATGTGGTTAAAAATAAAATCATAGGGGACTCTTCTCTTTGCTTAGCCACCTCCGACTGGTGA
- a CDS encoding DNA integrity scanning protein DisA nucleotide-binding domain protein encodes MLSVLVNSALKIAEEYGIERIALISKEEFEEELEGFEIIQAPKKFATILDSMIYYFEESEEKIIAEKFAQIYRAREYISAQMYLKGFEFGRAVVVFDTDTLKGLTIFEPEKSSFLKAVEECVERVHPEAFRAVLTVALNIAQKGREGRKIGTAFVMGDVEEVMSRSSQLVINPYHGHKEADRDIKNPENWESVMEFAQIDGVFVLDENGIIIACGRYIEASAKDLVSKIKRGLGGRHIACASITKETKAIAVVVSESGGDITVYKDGVEVMHIPSLLF; translated from the coding sequence ATGCTTTCAGTGCTCGTTAACTCTGCTTTGAAAATCGCCGAAGAATACGGGATAGAAAGGATAGCCTTAATCTCCAAGGAGGAGTTTGAGGAAGAGTTAGAAGGTTTTGAAATCATTCAAGCACCCAAAAAGTTTGCGACAATTCTGGACAGCATGATATACTACTTCGAGGAGAGTGAAGAGAAGATCATAGCGGAAAAATTTGCCCAGATTTACAGAGCGAGGGAGTACATTTCCGCTCAAATGTATTTGAAGGGTTTTGAGTTTGGAAGAGCAGTTGTGGTTTTCGACACCGACACCCTGAAGGGTTTAACCATCTTTGAACCAGAAAAGAGCTCATTTCTTAAGGCGGTTGAAGAGTGTGTAGAAAGAGTTCATCCCGAGGCGTTTAGAGCCGTTCTCACCGTTGCCCTGAACATTGCTCAGAAGGGGAGGGAGGGGAGAAAGATAGGGACGGCCTTCGTTATGGGGGATGTGGAGGAGGTTATGAGCAGGTCGAGCCAGCTTGTGATAAACCCCTATCACGGACACAAGGAGGCGGACAGGGATATAAAAAATCCCGAGAACTGGGAGAGCGTCATGGAGTTCGCCCAGATTGACGGTGTTTTCGTGCTTGACGAAAACGGCATCATCATCGCATGCGGAAGGTATATCGAAGCTTCAGCAAAGGATTTGGTATCCAAGATTAAGCGCGGACTCGGGGGGAGGCATATTGCATGCGCCTCAATAACGAAGGAGACAAAGGCGATCGCTGTTGTCGTTTCTGAGAGCGGTGGAGACATCACGGTTTACAAGGACGGTGTTGAGGTTATGCACATTCCATCTCTGCTCTTCTGA